One Granulicella sp. 5B5 DNA window includes the following coding sequences:
- a CDS encoding peptidyl-prolyl cis-trans isomerase, with amino-acid sequence MIRILQQDNRATKAIFAIVIGAAIVTMVITLVPGIFTDGPTTGTDDYATVRRPGLWGKISGDSVSIKTADVQRQAEQQMQQQNLPPFYLQFVMSRAGQIQVERAVLQQQADKMGLQVSDDDLKNFLRSGPYSEYIFPGGKFVGEDQYINFVETYFRMPIADFEAQVKSDLEIQRLQALVTGGVTVNDAEVKAEYLKTGTKVKFDYAVISAASLAQTINPSDADLQAFFKQNAARYATAVPEQRKITFFSFDANNLPNGGVQPVSDAEVQAYYNAHQDQYKTPEEVKTRHILITVAKGADAKTDAAAKAKAEDILKQVKAGGNFADLAKKNSDDPGSKDQGGELPLIPTAQLDPTYAKAAMALNPGQTSDVVRSQFGYHIIQTEQKQAASVKTLAEVKPSIVEAIQAQKSGAAAQAFGAQLVAQAKKDGLQKTADAHGLHVQTTDFLGKTGVIPSLPDSSALLSAAFGAAKGAAPQVVSTGEGYAIFVVDDVQAAHATNFADYKPHILDDYRQEKTPELLNAQLIKLSDRAKALGDLHKAAAEMKLDVKSSDLVGRDAQVTDIGSMGGAASVAFSLPKGGISGPINEGANGAVLQLTDKQEPTADDITKNFAATKDKLLDQKRQEVFSVFIGSLMDRYEKANAIVYAKKPLTPLGS; translated from the coding sequence ATGATCCGTATTCTGCAGCAGGACAATCGCGCTACCAAAGCTATCTTTGCAATCGTTATCGGAGCCGCCATCGTCACGATGGTGATCACGCTGGTCCCCGGTATCTTTACTGATGGACCGACGACCGGAACGGACGACTATGCCACGGTGCGGCGTCCTGGGTTGTGGGGCAAGATCTCGGGCGACAGTGTTTCGATCAAGACGGCGGACGTGCAGCGGCAGGCCGAGCAGCAGATGCAGCAGCAGAACCTGCCGCCGTTCTATCTACAGTTTGTGATGAGCCGCGCTGGGCAGATCCAGGTGGAGCGCGCGGTGCTGCAGCAGCAGGCCGACAAGATGGGACTGCAGGTGTCGGATGACGACCTGAAGAACTTCCTGCGGTCAGGGCCGTACTCGGAGTACATCTTCCCGGGCGGGAAGTTTGTGGGCGAGGACCAGTACATCAACTTCGTTGAGACGTACTTCCGGATGCCGATTGCGGACTTTGAGGCGCAGGTGAAGTCGGACCTTGAGATTCAACGGCTGCAGGCCCTGGTGACGGGTGGCGTGACGGTGAATGACGCCGAGGTGAAGGCCGAGTACCTGAAGACGGGCACGAAGGTGAAGTTCGATTATGCGGTGATCTCTGCGGCGTCTCTGGCGCAGACGATCAACCCGAGCGATGCTGACCTGCAGGCGTTTTTCAAGCAGAATGCGGCGCGCTATGCGACAGCCGTGCCGGAGCAGCGCAAGATCACGTTCTTCAGCTTCGACGCGAACAACCTGCCGAACGGTGGTGTGCAGCCGGTGAGCGATGCCGAGGTGCAGGCGTACTACAACGCGCACCAGGATCAGTACAAGACGCCGGAAGAGGTGAAGACGCGGCACATCCTGATCACGGTGGCCAAGGGCGCGGATGCGAAGACCGATGCGGCGGCGAAAGCCAAGGCAGAGGACATCCTGAAGCAGGTAAAGGCCGGCGGGAACTTTGCCGATCTGGCGAAGAAGAACTCGGACGACCCGGGTTCGAAGGACCAGGGCGGCGAATTGCCGCTCATTCCGACGGCGCAGCTGGACCCGACGTATGCGAAGGCCGCGATGGCGCTGAATCCGGGGCAGACGTCGGATGTGGTGCGGTCGCAGTTTGGATATCACATTATCCAGACGGAGCAGAAGCAGGCGGCGAGCGTGAAGACGCTGGCTGAGGTGAAGCCTTCGATTGTGGAAGCGATCCAGGCTCAGAAGTCGGGCGCGGCGGCGCAGGCATTTGGTGCGCAGCTGGTGGCGCAGGCGAAGAAGGACGGCTTGCAGAAGACGGCTGATGCGCATGGCCTGCATGTGCAGACGACGGATTTTCTGGGCAAGACGGGCGTGATCCCGAGCCTGCCGGACTCGTCGGCGCTGCTGAGCGCGGCGTTTGGTGCGGCGAAGGGCGCGGCGCCGCAGGTCGTGTCGACGGGCGAAGGCTACGCTATCTTCGTGGTGGACGATGTGCAGGCGGCCCATGCGACGAACTTCGCGGACTACAAGCCACATATCCTGGACGACTATCGGCAGGAGAAGACGCCGGAGCTGCTAAACGCACAGCTGATCAAGCTGAGTGACCGCGCGAAGGCGCTGGGCGATCTGCATAAGGCCGCGGCGGAGATGAAGCTGGACGTGAAGTCGAGCGACCTGGTGGGCCGCGATGCGCAGGTGACGGACATCGGGTCGATGGGCGGCGCGGCGAGCGTGGCGTTCAGCCTGCCGAAGGGCGGGATATCAGGACCGATCAACGAGGGCGCGAACGGCGCCGTGTTGCAGCTGACGGATAAGCAGGAGCCGACGGCTGACGACATCACGAAGAACTTTGCGGCGACCAAGGACAAGCTGCTGGACCAGAAGCG
- a CDS encoding BON domain-containing protein: MTVRAKHGFGGWLLAGGLMVAAVSAVAQTQSGGQTVPDAQVESNVLRALATAPELSTQNIRTTTVYGTVTLSGNVHDEAMRSKAENLVARVQGVKKVVDQMTLGDTPPPTDTASAPGDQPVDQGAPNEAQDGMADPNGNMPPPQGGGQAGPPQGGQYQGPPPPQGRQPMYGSQQQAYVPPPGVAAGQRAGIPVTVPAGAVLRIRINRGLDSGHVAAGAAFDGTVMTDVVADGAVAIPRGATVTGTVVDAKKAGVFKGRGELALQVTSLTVGGHVYPLQSQVWNANGRDKTAGTVNNTVGTSAVGAIIGAIAGGGEGAAIGAGVGAGAGLAGSAASPRGEVIVPPESVLTFAVAQPTPVQTVSEAEMQRLSYAAGPGPRQRPPMRRYYSPYYGPAY; this comes from the coding sequence ATGACAGTTCGTGCGAAGCATGGGTTTGGTGGATGGCTGTTGGCCGGGGGCCTGATGGTCGCCGCGGTGAGCGCTGTGGCGCAGACGCAGAGTGGAGGCCAGACGGTGCCCGACGCTCAGGTTGAGTCGAATGTGCTGCGTGCATTGGCGACTGCGCCAGAGCTTTCTACGCAGAACATCCGGACGACGACGGTGTATGGCACGGTGACGCTTTCCGGCAACGTGCATGACGAGGCGATGCGCAGCAAGGCGGAGAACCTTGTGGCGCGCGTGCAGGGCGTGAAGAAGGTCGTCGACCAGATGACTCTGGGTGACACGCCGCCGCCGACCGATACGGCAAGCGCTCCGGGCGACCAACCGGTGGACCAGGGTGCGCCGAATGAGGCTCAGGACGGCATGGCGGACCCGAATGGGAATATGCCTCCGCCGCAGGGTGGCGGTCAGGCTGGGCCTCCGCAGGGTGGGCAGTACCAGGGGCCGCCGCCTCCGCAGGGACGGCAGCCGATGTATGGCAGCCAGCAGCAGGCGTATGTTCCTCCTCCGGGAGTAGCGGCTGGACAGCGTGCGGGGATTCCGGTGACGGTCCCGGCGGGCGCGGTGTTGCGGATACGGATCAACCGTGGGCTGGACTCCGGCCATGTAGCGGCTGGAGCGGCGTTTGATGGAACCGTGATGACGGATGTGGTTGCCGATGGCGCCGTGGCGATTCCGCGTGGCGCTACCGTGACGGGTACAGTGGTCGATGCCAAGAAAGCAGGTGTGTTCAAGGGGCGCGGTGAGCTTGCCCTGCAGGTTACCAGCCTGACGGTGGGCGGCCATGTGTATCCGCTGCAGTCGCAGGTGTGGAATGCGAATGGACGGGACAAAACGGCGGGTACGGTGAACAACACGGTCGGCACGAGCGCTGTGGGCGCGATCATCGGCGCGATTGCCGGTGGCGGTGAGGGTGCTGCGATCGGCGCCGGTGTCGGAGCGGGCGCTGGGCTTGCGGGTTCGGCTGCTTCGCCTCGCGGTGAAGTGATCGTTCCGCCGGAGTCGGTGTTGACATTTGCGGTGGCCCAGCCGACGCCTGTGCAGACGGTGTCCGAGGCGGAGATGCAGCGGCTGTCGTATGCGGCGGGCCCTGGGCCCCGGCAGCGGCCACCGATGCGGCGGTATTACAGCCCGTACTACGGCCCGGCGTACTGA
- a CDS encoding site-specific integrase, which produces MAVEQWLKGLMTTPRRKDEKPRPLAPKSKGHTKAVFHRLFECAMRWRYLEGQRNPMSLIELHGTSKRTRKIVLVTTEQYQKLLLLPQHCRVMVTLAMCLGLRFSEILGLRWEDVDLDEATLQVRRSVVNGHVEDTKTLASEDELPLHPDLVSVLRQWRGAELPVNGWLFGNIDTGKPSHADTMRQRHLNKAAAKIGLPKLGWHAFRHIYRARLSELGLPLEVQQKLMRHASIDMTRKYGRNSMLDVTRPANAQIVELVMKKEAPKSEKGAGLDTCPLLFPRRFRLNL; this is translated from the coding sequence ATGGCGGTCGAGCAGTGGCTCAAGGGTCTGATGACGACTCCACGGAGGAAGGACGAGAAGCCACGGCCTCTCGCTCCCAAGTCCAAGGGGCACACTAAGGCAGTGTTCCATCGCCTGTTCGAGTGCGCGATGCGCTGGCGGTATCTCGAAGGCCAGCGCAATCCGATGTCGCTGATTGAGTTGCACGGAACATCGAAGAGGACGCGCAAGATCGTTCTTGTGACCACCGAGCAATACCAGAAGCTGCTGCTGCTTCCACAGCACTGCCGGGTCATGGTGACTCTGGCCATGTGCCTGGGGCTGCGTTTCAGCGAGATTCTGGGATTGCGATGGGAGGACGTGGACCTCGACGAGGCCACGCTTCAGGTGCGGCGCTCCGTGGTCAACGGTCATGTCGAGGATACGAAGACGTTAGCCAGCGAGGATGAGCTTCCGCTCCATCCTGATCTGGTCAGCGTCCTTCGTCAGTGGCGGGGAGCCGAGTTGCCGGTTAATGGCTGGCTGTTCGGCAACATCGACACCGGCAAGCCGTCTCACGCGGACACGATGCGGCAGCGTCATCTCAACAAGGCGGCTGCGAAGATTGGCCTGCCGAAGTTGGGCTGGCATGCCTTCCGGCATATCTATCGGGCCAGGCTCTCAGAACTCGGCCTGCCGCTCGAAGTGCAGCAGAAGCTTATGCGCCATGCGTCCATCGACATGACCAGGAAGTACGGTCGGAACTCGATGCTCGACGTGACGCGTCCGGCGAACGCTCAGATCGTGGAACTGGTGATGAAGAAAGAGGCCCCAAAAAGCGAAAAGGGAGCAGGTCTGGACACCTGTCCCTTATTGTTCCCTCGCCGATTTCGGCTGAACTTGTAA
- a CDS encoding DDE-type integrase/transposase/recombinase, producing MDFVSDQLYDGRRFRSLTVVDINTRESLAIEASQSLRGENVMRVLNRLKQERGAPKMLFCDNGSEFTGQMMDLWASRNGVKIDFSRPDKPTDNAFCESFNGTFRAACRVSGHQLVPNSTRSKAHHRAMEAGI from the coding sequence ATGGATTTCGTCTCCGATCAACTCTACGACGGAAGACGCTTCCGTTCGCTGACGGTCGTGGACATCAATACGCGTGAGAGCCTAGCCATCGAAGCTAGTCAGAGTCTGAGAGGAGAAAATGTGATGAGAGTTCTGAACCGGCTGAAACAGGAACGCGGCGCCCCGAAAATGTTGTTCTGTGACAATGGAAGCGAGTTCACCGGTCAGATGATGGACCTGTGGGCATCCCGCAACGGAGTGAAGATCGACTTCTCTCGTCCCGACAAGCCGACCGACAACGCCTTCTGCGAATCGTTCAACGGGACCTTCCGGGCAGCGTGCAGAGTGTCTGGACACCAACTGGTTCCAAACTCTACCCGAAGCAAAGCACATCATCGAGCAATGGAGGCAGGAATATAA
- a CDS encoding alkaline phosphatase family protein: MIKSSFRLLSCALILAGATAPNFAQSAAAAKTQGPIVIVITLDGFPVRALEDPRLPMPVLRSIVAHGAVAKAMKPINPTVTWPNHTALVTGVDASQHHVVANGLIEFPADGSALEVEPWIDKDQLVHARTLYEAAAEKGLTTAQVDWVAIYGAKGVNWQFGERPDIQGQIPQELVARGIVTREQIEHFDQKSTPAWRDQVWTSAAVDIIEEHTPNLLLLHLLETDSIQHEYAPLTPAAYAAYAYADHCLGRVVEAVRAAGILDRTTFFILSDHGFATYTHTISPNVALLEQGLIRKEGNSYKGDVWIKAEGGAAELFIRNPARRKDLVPKLKAYFASLPGIQHAYTNEEAYALGIPAEANTDQAPQLYLTASPDYAFSDDLSGPLARQHAPLGAHGYLNTMSDMQALFVASGAAVKPGVTLGPISNLRVAPTIARILNVSLPDAKEPALDEILR; this comes from the coding sequence TTGATCAAATCCTCATTTCGTCTCCTCTCGTGCGCCCTGATCCTTGCGGGCGCAACCGCTCCAAACTTCGCCCAGTCCGCAGCGGCTGCAAAAACGCAGGGCCCCATCGTTATTGTCATCACGCTCGATGGCTTCCCGGTGCGGGCACTCGAAGATCCTCGTCTTCCCATGCCGGTCCTGCGCTCTATCGTCGCCCACGGCGCGGTTGCCAAAGCGATGAAGCCCATCAACCCCACAGTCACCTGGCCCAATCACACCGCGCTGGTCACTGGCGTCGATGCCAGCCAACACCACGTCGTAGCCAACGGCTTGATCGAGTTTCCCGCCGATGGCTCCGCGCTTGAGGTCGAGCCGTGGATCGACAAGGACCAATTGGTGCATGCCCGCACCCTCTACGAGGCCGCGGCGGAGAAAGGCCTCACCACGGCTCAGGTGGACTGGGTCGCTATCTACGGCGCGAAAGGCGTGAACTGGCAGTTCGGCGAAAGGCCTGACATCCAAGGCCAGATCCCGCAGGAGCTGGTCGCAAGGGGCATCGTCACCCGCGAGCAGATCGAGCACTTCGACCAGAAGAGCACTCCCGCCTGGCGCGACCAGGTATGGACCTCCGCCGCCGTTGACATCATCGAGGAGCACACGCCGAACCTTCTGCTGCTGCACCTGCTCGAGACTGACAGCATCCAGCACGAGTACGCGCCCTTAACCCCTGCCGCCTATGCGGCCTATGCCTACGCCGATCACTGCCTCGGCCGAGTTGTGGAAGCGGTACGCGCAGCGGGCATCCTCGACCGAACCACATTCTTCATCCTCTCTGACCACGGCTTCGCGACCTATACCCACACCATCAGTCCTAATGTCGCCCTGCTTGAACAAGGACTCATCCGTAAGGAGGGCAACAGCTACAAGGGAGACGTTTGGATCAAGGCCGAGGGCGGAGCTGCCGAGCTCTTTATCCGCAATCCGGCACGGCGCAAGGATCTGGTGCCGAAGCTGAAGGCATACTTCGCAAGTCTGCCCGGCATACAGCACGCCTACACCAACGAGGAGGCGTACGCCCTTGGTATCCCCGCCGAGGCCAACACCGATCAAGCGCCCCAGCTCTACCTCACGGCATCTCCTGATTACGCCTTCAGTGACGACCTCAGCGGTCCGCTCGCTCGCCAGCATGCGCCGCTGGGCGCCCACGGTTACCTGAACACCATGTCCGATATGCAAGCGCTCTTCGTGGCATCCGGCGCGGCGGTAAAGCCAGGCGTCACACTCGGCCCGATCTCCAACCTCCGGGTGGCGCCGACCATTGCCAGAATTCTCAATGTTTCACTGCCCGACGCCAAAGAACCTGCGCTCGACGAAATCTTGCGTTAG
- a CDS encoding TonB-dependent receptor, whose translation MMTKREIPGWFRYQLVLSLLLVLCRAGFAQDTGASLLGVVRDSGGATISGATVTATNNATSGRTVGTTNQKGEYSLLNLAPGTYSLNVQATGFEGYLQTGILLELNQHAGQDIRLGVGQVQQNVTVNADVSGLDTVSSQVSDEVNGKQLRDLPLNTRNPYALLELIPSYSGTTGDDYNSNSFSISGGRQGYHDTLVDGTPAGFPTVNGNSGIGVFPSIDAIGEFHVLAQNFPAEYGRTLDGIINVVFKSGGNQFHGSLFEFIRNSALDSNTYFANQHNQPLPLFHRNQFGGELSGPIIKNRTFFMVSTELLRSNQSTEITNTVPTDAERTGDFSQSGQTIYNPFTTVCAVAGQNPCQQYVRTPFQGNVITDAQLAPYGAQISQVALNALKFYPEPNVPGATVNNFYATGGSPTATTAWDVRVDHSISDKQKLFVRYSNRVYQSDPDPLWPGQTAVAEGLIDGDDYSRGITAGYTLFPKSNMIFDARLGFARTLYDYQNTSLGFDEATQLGLPADINQFSGTPLFPVLSPQAYTGLGNNGYRHNAFMTYSLLSSLTWTHGQHTFKFGFDGRILRVNDRETADSSGNFTFGTNWTQQPNVASAATGNGVASLLLGLGTGDMIQDYKDVATQSHYFAGYFQDDWRILQRLTLNLGLRYDIDVPRTERYNRMNYFDPTATSPLASNVPGLEGGLVFVGVDGNSRHQYHIDANNLAPRFGFAYQARKDTVVHGGAAIVYGPSAQAAAGTVGPYGWRVQNNWIASVNNDGIHPNVSSLLDNPFPQGFTNPPGAANGLLTGVGGQIEGVLQNTPTPYVVQYTLDIQQQFAGNTTFDIAYVGDRGRKQQQSREGGIDFDQVPAGEILSEGANLESSVANPYYGSITTGGAINGPTTTVAQLLKKYSQYTSLLPLFLSGGNNQYDALQVRLSKRFSRGLQLEGSYVWGKNYDNGTNHQDSFDPLKDYAVTSYDIRQRFIVSYIYDLPFGRGRQFGSHVNGVENAILGGWQVNGITTLQGRQSSANQCK comes from the coding sequence ATGATGACGAAGCGCGAAATCCCTGGCTGGTTCCGATACCAGCTTGTCTTATCCCTGTTACTGGTGCTCTGTCGCGCCGGATTTGCCCAGGACACCGGCGCCAGCCTGCTTGGCGTGGTGCGGGACAGCGGCGGCGCAACCATCAGTGGCGCAACCGTCACGGCGACCAATAATGCAACAAGCGGCCGGACTGTCGGGACCACCAACCAGAAGGGCGAATACTCCCTCCTGAACCTAGCGCCCGGAACATATTCGCTCAATGTCCAGGCGACCGGGTTTGAAGGATACCTCCAGACCGGCATCCTGCTGGAACTGAACCAGCACGCCGGCCAGGACATTCGTCTCGGCGTCGGGCAGGTGCAGCAGAACGTGACCGTCAACGCGGACGTCTCCGGCTTGGATACCGTCTCTTCGCAAGTAAGCGACGAGGTCAATGGAAAGCAATTGCGAGACCTGCCTCTGAATACCCGCAATCCCTACGCGCTTCTCGAACTCATTCCCAGTTACTCAGGTACGACGGGAGATGACTACAACTCCAACAGCTTTTCGATCAGCGGCGGACGACAGGGGTACCACGACACTCTCGTCGACGGCACGCCGGCAGGGTTCCCAACTGTCAACGGAAACTCTGGCATTGGGGTCTTCCCGTCAATTGACGCCATTGGAGAGTTCCACGTCCTCGCGCAGAATTTCCCCGCTGAGTATGGCCGTACGCTGGACGGAATCATAAACGTTGTCTTCAAGTCCGGGGGAAACCAATTCCATGGCTCGCTCTTCGAGTTCATCCGCAACTCGGCGCTCGATTCGAACACCTACTTCGCAAACCAGCACAATCAACCGCTACCTTTGTTCCACCGCAACCAGTTTGGCGGCGAACTGAGCGGTCCAATCATCAAGAACCGCACTTTTTTCATGGTATCGACGGAGCTGTTGCGCTCGAACCAGTCGACGGAAATTACTAATACCGTCCCCACAGATGCTGAGCGTACAGGAGATTTCTCTCAGAGTGGCCAAACGATCTACAACCCCTTCACAACGGTTTGCGCCGTTGCAGGACAAAATCCCTGCCAGCAATACGTTCGAACTCCTTTTCAGGGTAACGTAATCACCGATGCCCAATTGGCGCCGTATGGAGCACAGATAAGCCAGGTCGCGCTGAACGCTCTGAAATTCTATCCGGAACCGAACGTGCCCGGCGCGACGGTCAACAACTTCTATGCCACAGGCGGCAGCCCCACAGCAACCACCGCCTGGGATGTGCGTGTGGATCACAGCATCAGCGATAAGCAGAAGCTCTTTGTCCGGTACTCAAACCGTGTCTATCAGTCGGACCCCGATCCGCTTTGGCCGGGGCAAACGGCAGTAGCCGAAGGACTGATCGATGGCGACGACTACTCGCGAGGCATTACGGCTGGTTACACGCTCTTTCCCAAATCGAATATGATCTTCGATGCTCGTCTGGGTTTTGCGCGCACGCTGTACGACTACCAGAACACGAGCCTCGGCTTTGACGAGGCGACGCAACTCGGCCTCCCGGCGGACATCAATCAATTCAGCGGCACACCACTCTTTCCGGTTCTTTCCCCGCAAGCCTATACCGGCCTCGGCAACAACGGTTATCGGCACAACGCCTTCATGACCTATAGCCTGCTTTCCTCGCTGACCTGGACCCACGGACAGCACACCTTCAAGTTCGGTTTTGACGGTCGCATACTGCGCGTCAATGACCGTGAGACCGCCGATAGTTCCGGAAACTTCACCTTTGGCACCAACTGGACGCAGCAACCGAACGTAGCCTCCGCTGCAACTGGAAACGGCGTAGCTTCCTTGTTGCTGGGTCTCGGTACGGGCGACATGATTCAGGATTACAAGGACGTTGCCACCCAGAGTCACTACTTTGCTGGCTACTTCCAGGATGACTGGAGGATTCTGCAGCGCCTGACACTGAATCTGGGCTTACGCTATGACATTGATGTCCCGCGCACTGAGCGCTACAACCGCATGAACTACTTCGATCCGACCGCCACTTCACCTCTTGCATCGAATGTGCCGGGCCTTGAAGGAGGACTGGTCTTCGTCGGCGTGGATGGAAACAGCCGCCATCAATATCACATCGATGCCAACAACCTTGCACCCCGCTTCGGATTCGCCTACCAGGCGCGCAAAGACACGGTAGTGCATGGTGGTGCAGCCATCGTGTATGGTCCTTCGGCGCAGGCTGCTGCAGGAACCGTCGGTCCCTATGGCTGGCGCGTGCAGAACAACTGGATCGCTTCAGTGAATAACGATGGTATCCATCCAAATGTCTCCAGCCTGCTGGACAATCCGTTTCCGCAGGGCTTCACGAATCCGCCGGGCGCGGCCAATGGATTGTTGACAGGCGTGGGTGGCCAGATCGAGGGCGTGCTGCAAAATACGCCCACACCCTATGTTGTGCAATATACTCTCGACATCCAGCAGCAATTCGCCGGAAACACGACCTTCGACATCGCCTATGTCGGCGACCGTGGGCGTAAGCAGCAGCAGAGTCGCGAAGGTGGTATCGACTTCGATCAGGTGCCTGCCGGAGAGATTCTTTCCGAAGGTGCAAACCTCGAGAGCTCAGTGGCGAACCCCTATTACGGCTCGATTACCACTGGCGGAGCCATCAATGGGCCTACGACCACGGTGGCGCAACTGCTCAAGAAGTACTCACAGTACACGAGTTTGCTGCCCCTGTTTCTCTCAGGTGGCAACAACCAGTACGATGCGCTGCAGGTTCGTCTCAGTAAGCGCTTCAGCCGAGGCCTGCAACTTGAAGGGTCTTATGTATGGGGTAAGAACTACGACAATGGCACGAATCATCAGGATAGCTTCGATCCGTTGAAGGACTACGCCGTCACGTCGTATGACATACGCCAACGGTTCATCGTCAGTTACATCTACGACCTTCCGTTTGGCCGCGGCCGACAGTTCGGCAGTCACGTCAACGGTGTCGAGAATGCAATCCTCGGAGGATGGCAGGTCAACGGCATCACCACGCTGCAGGGCCGGCAATCCTCTGCAAATCAGTGCAAGTAA